A genomic region of Ovis canadensis isolate MfBH-ARS-UI-01 breed Bighorn chromosome 9, ARS-UI_OviCan_v2, whole genome shotgun sequence contains the following coding sequences:
- the LOC138446080 gene encoding small integral membrane protein 10-like protein 3, whose amino-acid sequence MAAALSGLAVLLSCSAAARSYGVFCKGPTHTLLIFFDLAWRLHINFPYLYSAASMMLNVCLQVHTEIH is encoded by the coding sequence ATGGCGGCGGCTTTGTCCGGCCTGGCTGTCCTGCTATCGTGCTCGGCCGCCGCCCGCTCTTACGGGGTCTTCTGCAAGGGGCCGACCCACACGCTGCTCATCTTCTTCGACCTGGCCTGGCGCTTGCACATCAATTTCCCCTACCTCTACAGCGCGGCTTCCATGATGCTCAACGTCTGTCTGCAGGTTCATACTGAGATCCACTGA